DNA from Marinicella rhabdoformis:
AACTCCCTTTTTATTGAACTCCGGTTTTCAGGCCACTTTTCCACTTTTTTGTGCCTTATAAAAGAGGTATGATGAGTACATTTAAAATAAGAGATAAAGCCATGAAATACTGTTTTATGATAGCTGTGTTACTGACTTCATTGATAGTAGATGCAAAAGTCAGTAAAAAAGAAACCAAAAAATTTCACGCTTTACTTGACCAAATTTGGCAATCACAATTAGCATTGTCACCACAAAGTGCCGCATATTTTGGCGACAAAAGCAAATCAGGTCAGCTCAATGATGTGTCTTTAAGTTGGCATGAAAAACAAAACAAAGTCATTAAAAGCGCCATACATGAGTTAAAAGAAATCAACCCCAAGAAACTGTCAAACACCGACCGCATTAATTATCAGATGCAGCAAACCACTTTAGCCAACACTTTGGCGGACAACCTGTTTAAAGAATTTCAGATGCCCATCACTGCTGAAGGGTCCTTTCATGTCAACCTGGCCAGTATGGGAAGAACCACCCGATTCCAAAACGAGGACGACATAAAAAACTACTTAAATAAACTAAAACAAGTACCGCGTGCGATGAAGCAGCACATGGACAACATGCAGGCTGGTCTTGACAGGGGCTTTTCACAGCCACGAGCCATCATCGGCCACTATCCTGAGTTCATATCCACTTACATTAAAGAAGATTCAACCGAATCCCCATTTTATCAACCTTTTATGAACAAACCCAAGCATGTGGTGACTACTGATTTCACACACTTCCAGCAACAAGCAAAAGACATCATCCGAAATGACATCAACCCCAGCTATAATAAATTCAAAGATTTTATGGTAGATGAATACCTACCCAAAGCCAAACAAAGCATAGCGGCTTATGACTTTCCTGATGGTAAAGCCTATTACCAACAACAAATTCGTGAATACACCACCTTAGACTGGACACCTGAAAAAATCCACAACATCGGCCTGGCTGAAGTCAAACGCATTCGTGCTGAAATGGAACAAATCATCACTGATTTACAGTTTGAAGGCAGCTTTGCTGAATTCTTAGAATTCTTGCGTACCGATCCACAGTTTTATGCCAACACACCAGAGGCATTACTCAAAGAAGCCCGCGACATTGCTAAACGCATGGACGGCAAACTGCCTGAGCTGTTCACCAAGCTTCCAAGGCAACCTTATGCCGTAAACCCTGTGCCTGCAGGTATCGCCCCCAATTACACCACTGGCCGCTATGTTTCAGCACCATTGAACTCTACTCGCCCTGGCCAATATTGGGTTAATACCTATGCCTTGGAAAAACGCCCTTTGTATAATTTAGAAGCTTTAACCTTTCATGAAGCCGTTCCAGGCCATCACTTACAAGGCGCGTTGAATGCAGAATTGGAAAATTTGCCCAAATTTAGGCGTTACAGCTACATTTCAGCCTTTGGAGAAGGTTGGGGATTGTATTGTGAAAAACTGGCCAAAGAAGTTGGCTTTTACCAAGACCCTTATTCAGATTTTGGGCGCCTCACTTATGAAATGTGGCGTGCCATGCGCTTGGTTGTTGACACGGGGATGCATGCCATGGGTATGACTCGTGATGAAGCCATCAAACTAATGGAAGAGAACACGGCACTGTCAAAACACAATGTACGTACAGAAATAGATCGCTACATTGCTTGGCCAGCACAGGCTTTGTCGTACAAACTTGGAGAAATCAAAATTTGGGAGTTACGAAATAAAGCAGAGAAAGCTTTAGGGTCAAATTTTGACATTAGAACATTTCATGATGCATTACTATCAAAAGGCCCAGTCCCCTTGGATGTATTAACAGTAATTATTGATGAGCACATTCAGAACGAACGCAAAAAAGCCAACCTGTAAGAATACAGCCCTTTACTTTACTCAGTGTTGCCAAACGAACAACACTGAGTACGTAGTAAAAACATTCACCTTAATACCAATGGGATAACCAATTCCTTAGTGATGTTTTTGTCTATCCCAAAGTTTTCAGGTGGTTCAAACTGCCAAGATTTGAGTGCTTGATGGACATAATTAAGCACTGAACGTGGGGTTGTATTGCGGATACCCCTGACTTTAACCACTTGACCTTGAGGGTCAATCGTCACTTTTAATCTCACTTGTTTTTTACTGAAATAAAGTGTTTTAGGTATAGAAATTTCATTTGATTGTGCGATATGCCAACTGTACTCATCAAGGGACTTCACTGGTGTCAGCACAGCTGGAGAAGCATCTTCAGTTGTTTCTTTAGGCACATCAGTCTGCTCTTCTTCTGGCTCGGATTCTGTAACCACATCGGTGGAGCCAATGTCTTCAGTAGGAATTTCAGTATCGTTTGCTGATTCCGTTTGACCTTCAGTACCAGAAGTCAGATCTAAATCAGGATTGAAACCGCCCACATCTAAATCTGATTCATCAAAACCAAAATCAGGTCGTTCGACCGAAGTATCTACCACTTCTGGTTCATCAGATGTCATCACTGGTGTATTTAATTGTGGTGCCGAGGTTCTTTCAGGCAAGCCTAACGGGCCACCTTGGTTTTGTTTTTTTTGTTCATCATCTTTTGAATCTTGAGCAAAGACTGGCAAACAAAAGAAAATTAAGCAAATGATTAATGTTAATCGCATCATAAAGTCAAAAACTAAAGCCCCATTTTAACACACACCTTAAATTCAATTATATTTCATAAAAACTTAAATTTATTAAAAATGATATTTACATCCAGATGTTTAGACGGCTATAATTCGCATATTATATTAATTACCTTATTATTTACTGATCATGAAGAAAGAAATTGCAATTTTAGCTGGCGGCTGTTTTTGGGGCATGCAAGACCTAATCCGTAAAATGGATGGTGTCATTGGAACCCGAGTTGGCTATACAGGTGGAGATGTGTCAAACCCAACATATCAAAACCACGGCACACATGCGGAAGCTGTAGAAATCACCTTTGATAGCTCAGTGATTTCTTACCGTCAATTATTGGCATTCTTTTTCCAAATACATGACCCCAGTACGGTTGACAGACAAGGAAATGATTTTGGCGCCTCTTACCGATCAGAAATTTTTTATACAACGTTTGATCAAAAGTTGGCAGCTGAAAAAGCCATCAGAGATGTTGATTCTACATCCCTATGGCCAGGACCTGCTGTCACAAAAGTAACGCAAGCGGCTACTTTTTGGGAAGCTGAACCAGAGCACCAAGATTATCTAGAAAGGATGCCGAATGGTTACACTTGTCATTTCGCCAGACCTGACTGGGTACTTCCTGATTCAGATTTAAGTCATTAATTAAATCAATTGATTAAATTTATTCGAACCCACCAATAAAAAAGCCGCTGAGAAATCAGCGGCTTTTTTATTTCGATTTGCTGATTATTTTGTGGCTTTTTTAATTACATTGATCAAAAACAATAAAATCACTGCCCCAATGGTGGCGTTGATGATACTGCCAACAATCCCACCACCAATAGCGATGTTCAACAAGCCCATGACATAATTGCCAACAAAAGCACCAACTATCCCAATCACAATATTTGGCACAAGACCAAAGCCTTTGCCTTTCATTAAAACGCCAGCTAACCAGCCCGCAACCGCACCGACTACCAACAATATAATTAAACCTTCTACTGACATATCATCTCCTCTTTATAGAATTATTTTAGGGGAGGAAGGCCACAATGCAGCCCTTCCCTTCATTCATGTTATGTCATCACATCACATACGACAAGCAAGAAAAGTTTGATTTCACAACTGTTAACATGCCAATCAATTTAATGTTCAAAATCAACTTTTTTGACGTCTTTCCAATTCACATATTTGCTTACACCATCGACACTGAATAGCAAACCTAAGTTTTCTTCAGTAAAACTGGCTGAATCGAACATTTCAACCTGCTCACCATCAATTAGGGTAACCAAGGCATGTTGGTTACTTTTAGGCTCGATGCTTTTGATTTGAAACAAAGGTAAATAGTAATCCATTCCTTTGACGGTGCATCTAATCATTTCAGCAGGGCTTGTTTGAGCCATGTTATAGACCAAATTTTTGGCAGAAATTTGAGCGCCATCTTTCAACGTCAACTGTGCATTCAACTTGCCTTTTTTACTTATCAATGAATGGTATTCTTGCCAATCATTTTGAGGAAACTCTTGAATGGCCATTTTTTTGAACTGTTCCCAAGGCAATGACATCCTTCCTTTTTCAGGTGTATCAATAAATATACCCCTGTTGTCAGCATCAACATCATTGGTGCCTGATAAATGTAATTGCTTACCATTTTGCAAGGTTAACAGCGATCCCTTCTCTTTTTTCTCTATACTTTCAATGTCACTTAATGGAATGCTTAATTCTTCATTCTCTGGGTTTGCCAAATCACTGCCGTCAATGGCTTCTTTTAAAAACCGTTCATCTCTGTCCCATTGAATTCGGCCTTTGAATGTTCCCAGTTTGCTGTCAACAACGGCATAAATTCCTTGATCAAAACCTGACAACCCATCGGCAGCCCGAGAAAAAGTGATGGATTCAATTTGCTTCATTCTGAATTCACCAGTTGTCCCATCAGACTTTTTGACAAACACGTCAGCATTCAAGTCATTAGAACCCTCGTAACTCTCAAACACATCACCATTGTGCAACTCTATTTTTAACCCCCTGCTCCCAGAGTCATCAGTAACTGTTAACAATTTTGCAATGGCGGCAAAAGGCACAATGAAGTCTGGATTTTCAATGTCATCAGCAAAAACAGAACTCAAAGTGATTTTAAATGAAAGTAAATTAAGTTTTGGACCAACTTGAGCATCTTCAATTTGTTCTTTGATGTCATCTGACAGGGTTTTGTATTGGGGAATTTCACTTTTTTCTCCATTAAAATGATCTGACCAAAACGTTTCTTCGTCCTCATCCCACCTCAAAATGCCAGTATGAGATTCACCACTTTTTAATTTTACTGTGCCATGGATGTATTCATTGGCCACAACATTCCCAGCCACAAAAAGCAGCAATACCATCAAACAACGCATATAAAAACCTCTCAATTGATTAATTAATTATTGTGTCATGATTGTAGGAAAAATGAAATAGCCCATTAGCCATTGATTTTAATCAATGACTCATACAATGCTTCAAATTTAATTGAAGACCAGTTGACCGTTGTTCGCGTTTTTACTTAAGGCTGTGTCTAAAGTTATTCATACACAGCCCAAAACAAAATTATTCAAAGCCAATAAAAGCATTTGATAGACGCAAATTGATAAAACCTTTCACAGATGTTCCCAGAAGCATGCCATAAACCTCATAATTTAATTCGGCATAAATCACAGCCGAATAGGAGGCTCCAGCAGCGACTCCAAGGCCGGTACTGCTCACATAATCAGCCATAGAGCCATTTTTACTTGCAGGATTCTTGGTGTTGATATGCATCCTTTTTTCAATGAATTGACTTGACGAGTTTTCCAACTCTATACCCATAGCACCACCAATGAACGCGCTTTCTAATCCCAAATAATTATGACTGATCTCTAAAGTATTACAATTACCTCTCGGACATGATTTTTTATTCTCTGACGGGGAAGCATTCAGTTTGATGTTGCCTGCTTTAGCAAACTTGATAGGGTGTTTTCTGCGGAGTTTCACTGAACCCTTCTTACTGTAGGCTGTCGAGCTGCTAGACAACACTTGTTTAAAGTTAATACTCACTTGTTTCAAATCTTCATCAAATTCCATCCCTTTTAAATTACCTGTTGTTGTACCTTGCCATGGTGAACTAAAAAAAGCATAAGCACCTCCTGCACGTTCAATGGCTGTAAAACTGCCAAACAAAAGCGAATTTGCATCAGGCTTATTCACAACAGTTTTGGCAGTAACGTCAATAAATTGGGTTTTGATTTTATTGGGCTTAAACGGCAATGAATTGTGTATGGTTACTTGTTGTGCTTGTTCATAAGGCAGGTGGTAGTGATAAACTTTCCAGAATGAACTGCTGTGTATCACATCATAGACGCCATCTTTTTTTGAACTGGTCCACCAGTCAGCAATTTTTTGTTTTCTTGGAAAAATAAAATCTTCACCCACTTCAATTTCAGCAACATAGCTTGGCTCATAACTTTTACCTGAAAGCGTCAGCTTACCATCCCAGGCATCGCCCATTGAAATCACCCTTCCCCTCAAACCTCCTACGTTTAATTGCATGGCAATGAATGCATCAACACGTGCAAAGATAACTTGGGCATCAGACCTGAGAAAATTAGCACTTGAGCCAGAATAAAAACTCCTGTCTAACACCACATTATCAATACCTGCACTGTATAAGTTCAGTTGTTGTGCCATGTGTTTATTAAACAACAAGTTAAAACTTTTAGCGGTATGTGGCAACTTGTTTTTCAAGTCACATTGCTGATTGATTTCACATTGCTGCTCTATGATTTTAGCCGCCCAAACATACATAGAATAACCTTTGGTTTGTTGCGCTATGAGGTCAGATATAACCGCCTCGCTGTAATCCAATAACAGCGTAAAATCTGCGCTAACTAACGCTTCATTGGGTGTGCCATCATGCTTGAACTCATCATTTAAAATGTCCATATATCCTTTAATCCATGACTTTTTATCTTTGAACACATTTTTAGTCATGTTTTGGTGTACGTCACTGAGTTTTTCGTGGATTTTTGAGTCAAAAACTATGGTTTCAGCAAAGTGAAGCAATCCATCATGAGTGAATGACTTTTCTCCGTTAAACAGTGGTTCGAATTGATCGTCCCACAAGCCATTGATGCGAGTCAGTGATTTTGTGATGTTGATTTCATTGGCCACCATGTCCAGTTTGCCCAAAATCTTTTGGCCTTGTTTTTTTAAAGCCTCTTGATTGCGCTTTAAGTTGTTGAGCTCTTTTTCTATGTTCTTAACCGCCACGTTAAGTACATTCAATTTATTTGTAATGTCCTGTTTCCATTCAGCTTCCGTTTCTCCCGAAAAACTGCCCAATGCACCACAAAGCAAACTGTGGGCCTGTTTTGCCACTGCCCCGTCAATGGGTGGTCCATGACATTCACTTTTATACAATTCTCCAACCACTTTCTTGGCTGCCGCTGTGGCAATTGACACCCCAGCTGACTTTACAGCTTTAACGATGAAATCATCTTCTTCACCCTGTGCTTGACTTGACACCATGACCAGCATGACAAATACCAAACTTATGTTTTTTAACATTTTCATTGAATTCCTCTTTTTTTATGTGTGAATTTATAAAAGCGAATAAATGAAGTCAAGGGCTCAAAAATATTTACCGAATCAGCAAATTAAAAATTAATTTGAAATAAATGACCCTTAAGCCAAATTAAACCGCTACTTATATGTAATCCATCCTTATTTATTGTTATGAATCTATTGTTAAACAAAAAAAATTCTGTACTAGGCACTTGGTCTGTCCTCTTGTTTATGATTTGCAACGCCGCCCATTCAGCTGGTGGCCCACTTTGTCAAACGCCTGCACTGGCTGTTGATGGTTTTACCACAACAGTAACCACTGCTGCCGAGATGGTGCAAGCTGTGCATTGTGCCAACGAAAACGGTGATGCCAATGGTGGCGACACCATTTTGTTAGGCAATGATGTGGTATTCACAGCGTATGAGGAAGTGGCTGATGGTTACAATGCTCTGCCACGTTTCACCGCACCTTTAACCATCGATGGACAAGATCATGTACTCAGTCGTGACATCAATTTAAACTGCGTCAATGATCAGGTATTATCAGTTGATGAATTCAGATTAATCAACAATACCTCGACCCTTTTAATCAAAAACATCAGCTTAAACAACGCGTGTGCTTGGGGCGATGGCAGTTTTCAAAATTTTGACTCATATGGAGGCGCCATACTCAATCACAGTGAACTCACTGTTGAGCGGGTCATATTTGACAATAACCAAGCACAATTTGGTGCTGCAATTGACAACACACCCACAGGAATGATTGCTGAAATCACCAACAGCATCATCAAAAATTCATCTGGTTTACAAGGCGCAGGCATCATGAATTTAGGAACCATTGAAGTCATTCGCAACAGTGCTTTTATCAGTAACACCGCTTCAAATACCACAGGGGGTATAGAGCTAAACGGCAATGCCGTAATCAACTTGATTGAAAACACCGTTTTTTCTGACAATCAAGCTGGTGGAATTAATGTTCGAAGTAGCTCGGCACAAGTGGTCAGGATCAACAACTCTACATTTGCCTATAATTCCGGTGCTATTGAAAATTTAGGTAGTGTGATGCAAATTGACAATTCAATCTTTACTGGCAATACAACTGACTGCTATAGGTCAAACTATACCGGTAACAACAATTTTTCTGATGGGGGGGACATCTGCCCAGGCGATGTCGGCGACGTTACAATGATGGATAACACCTTGTCCACAGATATGTGTGTCACGCCACTGCCTGATGGCAGTTGTTTACCGGTGTTTAAATTACAACCTGGTAGCAATGCCATCGATGCAGCCACTGACACACCCAGTAGCACCGATGCACGTGGGTTTACAGCCAATGGCATCAGGGACATGGGGGCATCGGAACTCATCGCGCCTTTCGTAACACCACCTGCTGATATTATTTTAGAGGCCACAGGCCCTGCAACAGCTGTCACTTTAGGCACAGCCACCGCGGTTGACTTTAACAACCAAAGCCTCAATGCGACTCCAGACACCAGTGGCCCTTTTGCGGTCGGTACACACACCGTGACATGGACTGCAACCGACAGCCATGGCTACAATGGAACTGCCACACAAACCGTCACCATCACCGACACCACGCCACCGGTGGTAACAATGAATGGAGACAACCCCATGCAGCTGTTTGTCGGCGATGTATTCGTTGACCCAGGTGCCACAGCTTATGACTTAGTTGATGGTGACATCACTGCGGACATTGTTGTTTCAGGACTCGTTTTTACCAATGGTCGTGCCACATGGGTGCGGGGGTATAACGTCCATGACAACGCTGGCAACTTAGGCTATGCCTCACGTATGGTGGACATCAATGTCAAACGCACCTTTACCGGCACCATGCCCAGTGGACAGCCAGGCACTATATCATTCTCCACACAGGACTATGATTGTACTTTCATTACCGACCCCAGTTTCCTTGAGGCCAACAACTTCACGCCTCAGCCACCTGCCACCTTGTCATTTTTAGATGGCGTGGTGTTGTATAGCATAGAAAATTGCGCTGCTGGTGCTGATATTGAGGTCACAGTTGATTATGTGCAAACCATCCCAAATGATCACAGTGGCTGGAGACACGGTGCAACTTGGACAGAATTCACCCCAAATATCAACGGTAATTCCTTCAGTTTTTCGATACAAGCACCCACCGCTCAACCCACCCAAGGTGCAAGCACATTCATAACCGATGCCATAGGTATGGCGGGACCGGCAGACTTAGAAGCACCCATAGTTACTGCTCCAGCTGACATTACTCAAGAAGCCACAGCGACTCTGACACCAGTAACATTGGGAACAGCCACAGTGACTGACAATGTAGATCTAAACTTAACAGCGATTGCAGACAACACAGGTCCTTTTTCCTTGGGAACACATGCCATCACATGGTCAGCCACTGATAATAACAACAACACGGGGACTGATACGCAATCAGTTACCCTTGTTGATACCACTGCGCCTACCATCACTTTGAATGGCAGCAGCACCTTGCTCATCAATGTAGGTGATATTTTTATTGATGA
Protein-coding regions in this window:
- a CDS encoding immunoglobulin-like domain-containing protein, giving the protein MICNAAHSAGGPLCQTPALAVDGFTTTVTTAAEMVQAVHCANENGDANGGDTILLGNDVVFTAYEEVADGYNALPRFTAPLTIDGQDHVLSRDINLNCVNDQVLSVDEFRLINNTSTLLIKNISLNNACAWGDGSFQNFDSYGGAILNHSELTVERVIFDNNQAQFGAAIDNTPTGMIAEITNSIIKNSSGLQGAGIMNLGTIEVIRNSAFISNTASNTTGGIELNGNAVINLIENTVFSDNQAGGINVRSSSAQVVRINNSTFAYNSGAIENLGSVMQIDNSIFTGNTTDCYRSNYTGNNNFSDGGDICPGDVGDVTMMDNTLSTDMCVTPLPDGSCLPVFKLQPGSNAIDAATDTPSSTDARGFTANGIRDMGASELIAPFVTPPADIILEATGPATAVTLGTATAVDFNNQSLNATPDTSGPFAVGTHTVTWTATDSHGYNGTATQTVTITDTTPPVVTMNGDNPMQLFVGDVFVDPGATAYDLVDGDITADIVVSGLVFTNGRATWVRGYNVHDNAGNLGYASRMVDINVKRTFTGTMPSGQPGTISFSTQDYDCTFITDPSFLEANNFTPQPPATLSFLDGVVLYSIENCAAGADIEVTVDYVQTIPNDHSGWRHGATWTEFTPNINGNSFSFSIQAPTAQPTQGASTFITDAIGMAGPADLEAPIVTAPADITQEATATLTPVTLGTATVTDNVDLNLTAIADNTGPFSLGTHAITWSATDNNNNTGTDTQSVTLVDTTAPTITLNGSSTLLINVGDIFIDEGATAIDLVGGDLTAQITVSGTVDITTAGTYDLIYTVQDNNGNQSQVTRTVEVNAGGPTSPQVVPAGDYLTWLLMLVLIGGIGFIAVRDTASK
- the msrA gene encoding peptide-methionine (S)-S-oxide reductase MsrA — translated: MKKEIAILAGGCFWGMQDLIRKMDGVIGTRVGYTGGDVSNPTYQNHGTHAEAVEITFDSSVISYRQLLAFFFQIHDPSTVDRQGNDFGASYRSEIFYTTFDQKLAAEKAIRDVDSTSLWPGPAVTKVTQAATFWEAEPEHQDYLERMPNGYTCHFARPDWVLPDSDLSH
- a CDS encoding DUF885 domain-containing protein, which encodes MKYCFMIAVLLTSLIVDAKVSKKETKKFHALLDQIWQSQLALSPQSAAYFGDKSKSGQLNDVSLSWHEKQNKVIKSAIHELKEINPKKLSNTDRINYQMQQTTLANTLADNLFKEFQMPITAEGSFHVNLASMGRTTRFQNEDDIKNYLNKLKQVPRAMKQHMDNMQAGLDRGFSQPRAIIGHYPEFISTYIKEDSTESPFYQPFMNKPKHVVTTDFTHFQQQAKDIIRNDINPSYNKFKDFMVDEYLPKAKQSIAAYDFPDGKAYYQQQIREYTTLDWTPEKIHNIGLAEVKRIRAEMEQIITDLQFEGSFAEFLEFLRTDPQFYANTPEALLKEARDIAKRMDGKLPELFTKLPRQPYAVNPVPAGIAPNYTTGRYVSAPLNSTRPGQYWVNTYALEKRPLYNLEALTFHEAVPGHHLQGALNAELENLPKFRRYSYISAFGEGWGLYCEKLAKEVGFYQDPYSDFGRLTYEMWRAMRLVVDTGMHAMGMTRDEAIKLMEENTALSKHNVRTEIDRYIAWPAQALSYKLGEIKIWELRNKAEKALGSNFDIRTFHDALLSKGPVPLDVLTVIIDEHIQNERKKANL
- a CDS encoding energy transducer TonB — protein: MRLTLIICLIFFCLPVFAQDSKDDEQKKQNQGGPLGLPERTSAPQLNTPVMTSDEPEVVDTSVERPDFGFDESDLDVGGFNPDLDLTSGTEGQTESANDTEIPTEDIGSTDVVTESEPEEEQTDVPKETTEDASPAVLTPVKSLDEYSWHIAQSNEISIPKTLYFSKKQVRLKVTIDPQGQVVKVRGIRNTTPRSVLNYVHQALKSWQFEPPENFGIDKNITKELVIPLVLR
- a CDS encoding GlsB/YeaQ/YmgE family stress response membrane protein, which translates into the protein MSVEGLIILLVVGAVAGWLAGVLMKGKGFGLVPNIVIGIVGAFVGNYVMGLLNIAIGGGIVGSIINATIGAVILLFLINVIKKATK